Proteins co-encoded in one Trichoplusia ni isolate ovarian cell line Hi5 chromosome 19, tn1, whole genome shotgun sequence genomic window:
- the LOC113503598 gene encoding LOW QUALITY PROTEIN: obscurin-like (The sequence of the model RefSeq protein was modified relative to this genomic sequence to represent the inferred CDS: inserted 1 base in 1 codon), with the protein MSAATLLLLAALPALAGRAGGEVVSVSAERGPGFARAQRTAVLAPAGHAATLDCRVLRLQDKSVSWVRSRDLQILAHAGAVFTADARVSATSGPAPPPAPGSRHTLHIERLRLSDAGRYECQVNTEPKMSLFFNLTVLDEPVPEVVVSVLGDSVVMARAGGAATLACEARYSPPPRALPLPPLDLRWQRADQPVSLQSPRGGVALDTQRWEARVQSRLTLAELGAADAGEYTCTAXDKAATLHLTLYDDGKINQILTTVTIPQSSVSYRVRYILVRLTVTLCVL; encoded by the exons ATGAGCGCCGCTAcgctgctgctgctggccgCGCTGCCCGCGCTCGCAG GTCGCGCGGGCGGCGAGGTGGTGTCGGTGTCGGCGGAGCGCGGGCCGGGCTTCGCGCGCGCCCAGCGCACCGCCGTGCTGGCGCCCGCCGGCCACGCCGCCACGCTTGACTGCCGCGTGCTGCGTCTGCAGGACAAGTCC GTGTCGTGGGTGCGGTCGCGGGACCTGCAGATCCTGGCGCACGCGGGCGCGGTGTTCACGGCGGATGCGCGCGTGTCAGCCACGTCgggccccgcgccgccgcccgcgcccggcaGCCGCCACACGCTGCACATCGAGCGCCTGCGCCTCTCCGACGCCGGCCGCTACGAATGCCAGGTCAACACCGAGCCCAAGATGAGCCTCTTCTTCAACCTCACCGTGCTAG ACGAGCCGGTGCCTGAAGTGGTGGTGTCGGTGCTGGGAGACAGCGTGGTGATggcgcgcgcgggcggcgcggccacGCTGGCGTGCGAGGCGCGCTactcgccgccgccgcgcgcgctgcCGCTGCCGCCGCTCGACCTGCGCTGGCAGCGCGCGGACCAGCCCGTCAGCCTGCAG AGCCCGCGCGGCGGCGTGGCGCTGGACACGCAGCGCTGGGAGGCGCGCGTGCAGTCGCGGCTCACGCTCGCCGAGCTCGGCGCCGCAGACGCCGGAGAGTACACCTGCACGG GGGACAAGGCCGCCACGCTGCACCTCACTCTATACGATGAtggtaaaataaatcaaatacttaCAACAGTTACAATTCCGCAATCCTCCGTTAGTTACAGAGTACGGTACATTTTAGTTCGTCTGACTGTTACATTGTGTGTATTGTGA